GTACCGGCCAGCATCTTCAGGATCCGCGAGGGCGCCGACGGTTGTGCGCCGAAGTTGAAGAAACGCAGCCAGACCAGTGCGGCCAGCCACCAGGCAACGCCGGCGAGGGTGGTTATCTGGAACAGCACCAGCGTGCTGCCATCGGCCCAGACCAGCAGCACCATCAGCAGCAGGTTCAGCACCAGCAGCACGGTGCGCGCCAGGGTGTCTTCGATACCGGCAAGCTTCAGCCACTCCCACAGGCCGATCAGCAGCACCGCGGCGGCGGCGGCGGCCAGCCATTGCGTGGGCAGCAGCAGGATCGCCGCAATGGCAACCGGCGCCATGATCAGCGCGGCAAGGACTCGGGTCTTGGTCATGGGCTGGAAGTCTCGGTGGCCAGTGCGGCGATCTGGGCGCTGGTCAGGCCGAAACGACGCTCGCGGCCGGCATAGGCGTCAAGCGCCTGCTGCAACTGCCCGGCATCGAAGTCAGGCCACAGGGCCTCGGTGAACCACAGCTCGGTGTAGGCCAGCTGCCACAGCAGGAAATTGCTGATGCGGGTGTCGCCGCCGGTGCGGATGAACAGGTCCGGCGGCGGCAGGTCGGCCAGGGCGACCTGGCTGCCCAGCAGCGATTCGTCGATCTGCTCGGGCAGCAGGCGACCGGCCGCCACTTCGACGGCCAGGGCGCGCGCGGCGCGGGCGATGTCCTGGCGGCCACCATAGCTGGCGGCGATCGACAGGGTCAGGGTGGTGTTGTCGGCGGTGCGCTGCTCGGCCAGCTGCATGCGGCTGACCAGCCCTGCACCGAAGCGCTCGCGTTCGCCGATGAAGCGTACGCGCACGCCACGCCGGTGCAGCTCGTCCACTTCGCGGTCGAGTGCGCCGAGGAACAGCTTCATCAACGCATCCACTTCCTCCTGCGGCCGGCCCCAGTTCTCGCTGGAGAAGGCGAACAGGGTCAGCGCCGGAATGCCCAGCTCAAGGCAGCGCTCGATGGTGCGGTTGACCGCGCGCGCGCCGGCACGGTGGCCGATCACGCGGGGGCGACGGCGCTGCTGTGCCCAGCGCCCATTGCCATCCATGATGATGGCAATGTGGCGGGGCAGGGCGGCCGGCAACGGAGGCGGGGCTGAAGGCATCGACTTCAGACCGACAGCAGTTCTTTTTCCTTGTCGGCGACGACCTTGTCGACGTCCTTGATGTTGGCGTCGGTCAGCTTCTGGATGTCGTCTTCGCCGCGCTTCTTCTCGTCTTCGCTGATCGCCTTGTCCTTGACCAGCTTGGCGATTTCCTTGTTCGCGTCCTGACGGATGTTGCGGATCGCGATCTTGGCGCCTTCACCTTCCTTCTGCACCTGCTTGGCCAGCTCCTTGCGGCGCTCTTCGGTCGGCGGCGGCATGTTGATGCGGATCGCGGTGCCCAGGGTGTTCGGGGTGAACTCGGCGTTGTAGAGACCCTTCTCGATCTCCTTGATCATGCTCTTGTCGAACGGCGTGACCAGCAGCGAGTGCGCGTCGGCGTTGGAGATCGAGGCAACCTGGTTCAGCGGGGTGCTGGCGTTGCCATAGGCACTGACCGTCACGCGGTCCAGCAGGGCCGGCGTGGCACGCCCGGTCCGGATGGAGGTGAGGGTGTGCTTCAGAGCGTCGATGCTCTTGGCCATGCGCGTCTGCGCGTTGTTCTTGATGTCGTTGAGCATCGCCCGGTCCTGGATGTATCTGGAATCGGGCGATTATAGGCGAATACGGGACGCTGCCGGGCCTGAATCGGCCCGGACGTCGCTTTGCGCTCAGGCTCAGGCCGGGTCGCGGCCCTGGACCAGGGTGCCGATGTTCGCGCCGTTGAGGATCTTCAGCAGCTCGCCCGGCTGGCCCATGTCGAACACGCGCATCGGCAGGTCGCTGTCGCGGGCCAGTGCGAAGGCTGCGGTGTCCATCACTTCCAGGCCACGGCGGATCACTTCGTCGTAGCTCAGGCTGTCGAAGCGGACCGCATCGCTGTGCTTGTTCGGGTCCTTGTCGTACACGCCATCGACCTTGGTGGCCTTCAGCAGCAGGTCGGCGCCGATCTCGATCGCGCGCAGGGCGGCGCCGGAATCGGTGGTGAAGAACGGGCTGCCGACGCCGGCGGCGAAGATCACCAGGCGGCCCTTTTCCAGGTGGCGGATGGCACGGCGGCGGATGTAGTCCTCGCACACGTCGTTGATCTTGATCGCGCTCATCACGCGGGCCTTGGCGCCCAGCTTCTCGAGGGCGTCCTGCATGGCCAGGGCGTTGATGACCGTGGCCAGCATGCCCATCTGGTCGCCGGTGACCCGGTCCATGCCGCCGGCGGCCAGGCCGGCGCCGCGGAAGATGTTGCCGCCGCCGATCACCAGCGCCACTTCGGCACCGGCCTGCTGGGCTTCGATGACCTCGCGGGCCAGGCGATTGATGACCTTCGGGTCGATGCCGTAGTCCTCGTCTCCCATCAGCGCCTCCCCGGACAGTTTCAGAAGGATGCGGCGATAGGCGAGCTTGGACATGGGGACCTCGGGTGCGTGGAAATCGCGGGCGATTCTACGCGCATGCGGCGTCGGGCCAAAGTGTTTTGTGCACTGCGGCGCAGAAACCGGTGATTCGCCCCGGTCAACCGGGGCTTCCCGTTCAGCCCAGCTCGGCGCCGGCGGTGGCCGACAGCTCGTCGTGGCCAAGTGCGCCCGGGGAGCGGGCGATCACCCGGTTGCGGCCCAGATTCTTGGAGCGGTACAGCACATCGTCGGCCGCGCGCAGCAGGTCCTGCACGTCGGCGAAGCGCTCGTAGCCACCCTGGGTGGCCACGCCGGCGGAGAAGGTGACGAACAGTGGCCCGCCCTCCAGCTCGGCCATCGGCGTGGCGACGATGTTGGCCAGCACCCGGCGGATCACGTCCAGCGCCACCGATTCACTGGTATTGGGCAGCAGGGCGACGAATTCCTCGCCGCCGAATCGGGCGACGGTGTCGCTGCTACGCAGCTGGCCCTGCAGCTTGCCGGCGAAGGCGCGCAGCACTTCGTCGCCGGTCAGGTGGCCATGGGCGTCGTTGATCTTCTTGAAGTCGTCCAGGTCGATGAAGGCCACCGACAACGGCCAGCCCTGGCGGCCGGCGCGCAGGAATTCCTGCTCCAGTACCGCTTCCAGCTGGCGGCGGTTGAGCACGCCGGTCAACGCGTCACGATGGGCCTGGTCGGCGAGGCGCTTGGCGCGCGCCTCGAACTCGTCGGCGCGGCGGCGTGCCTGGTCGGCATCCTGCAGTTCGCGCAGGTTGCGCAGCGTCGCCAGCTCCTGCGCGTGGTCGATCAGCTCGCGTACCCGCGACGGTGAATTGAGGCCGGCATCGAACAGGCTGGCGATGTCGGGCAGGGCTTCGCTGATGCGGGCCAGTACCAGGTCGAAGCGCGCGCTGTCCAGTTCCAGGCGGTCGTGCACCTGCTGCAGGGCACGCTCGCGCGCGGCATCGGCGTCGGTATCCAGCCAGATGTCGGCCACGGCGCCGGACAGCTGCACGCAGGCCTGGAACGGCGATTCGGCGGTGTCCTCGTCCTCGCTGTGGCTGATGCTCTCGACCAGGTAGCGTGGCAGGCCCCATTGCTCGGCCACCCAGGCGCCGACCTCGGCATGGCTGCAGCCCAGTTCTTCGCGTTCGCGGGCGACCAGGTCGATGTTGTCGCGTGCCTCGCGCAACAGCGGCAGGTAGCGTTCCGACTCGGCCTGGGCCAGGCACAGCACGCCCAGGTCCTGCAGCAGGCCGGCCAGCATCAGCTCTTCCAGCCGGCGCAGGCCGCGCGCCTGGCCCAGCTGGCTGGCGGCCAGGGCGCTGAGGATGCTGCGCTTCCACGCGCGCTGGCGCAGGTCATGGTCGGCGCCGGTGCCGCCGGTCAGGCCCTGGGTGACGGTGAAGCCGAGAGCAAGGCTGATCGTGGCGTTCAGGCCCAGCATGGTCAGTGCCTGGCCGAGGTTCTCGATGCGGCGGCGGCTGGCATACAGCGGCGAATTGGCGATGCGCAGCATGCGAGCGCTCAGCGCCATGTCGATGGCGATGATGTCGGCGGCGGTGGCGATGTCCGCTTCCGGGTCCTGGGCCAGTTCGATGATGCGCAGGGCAATACCGGGTGGCGAAGGCAGGTTGCGGCAGAGCGCCAGGGCAGCTGTCAGCTCGGGAGGCATGTCGGGTCGTTCAATTCCATTGGGACAAGAATACCTAGGAATGCATCACAGTCCGTGATTTTCGTTCCTGCTATGTGACTGTGGATTCCCTGCGCCGAGTATCGGCTTGATTCGCGCGCAACGCAAAGCGCCTGGATGCCGGTGTGCGCACCAACGTAGGCTGTGCGTACCAACGGTGCGCACCCACGGGCCCGCCGGCATAAAAAAAGAGCCGCGGTTTCCCGCGGCTCCTTCTGGTCGCTTCACAGCCGCAAGGCTGGAATCAGACCTGCATCGCCTTGGCAACTTCAGCGGCGTAGTCTTCCACCACCTTCTCGATGCCTTCGCCGACGACCAGCAGCTTGAAGCCTGCCACGTCGGCGCCAGCGGCCTTGACCACCTGCTCGACGCTGGTATCGCCCAGCACGTAGGTCTGGCCGTACAGGGTCACGTCGCTGACGATCTTGTTGATCTTGCCGGCGATGATCTTTTCCAGGATGTCGGCCGGCTTGGACTTGTCCTTCTCGGACATCTTGGCCAGTTCGATTTCCTTTTCCTTTTCCACGAACTCGGCCGGCACGTCGCCTGCCTTGTTGTGCGGCGGCTTCAGCGCAGCCACGTGCATGGCCAGGCCGCGGGCCAGCTCGACGTCGCCGCCGATCAGGTCAACCAGCACGCCGACCTTGCCGTTGGTGTGGACGTAGGCACCGATGTTGCCGGTGGTGTCGACGTTCACCATGCGGCGGATCTGGATGTTTTCACCCAGGGTCTGCACGGCGGTGGCGCGGGCTTCCTCGACGGTACGGCCGTCGGCCAGCTTGGCGGCCTTCACGGCTTCGACGTCGGTGGCGCCCGATGCCAGGGCGGCAGCGGCGACGGCGTCGACGAAGGTCTTGAAGTTGACGTCGTTGGCAACGAAGTCGGTTTCCGAGTTGATCTCGACCAGCACGGCCTTGCCGCCGTCCTGGGCCAGGCCCACGCGGCCTTCGGCGGCCACGCGGTCAGCCTTCTTGTCGGCCTTGGCAGCGCCGGACTTGCGCATGGCTTCTGCAGCGGCGTCGATGTCGCCGCCGGCTTCGGTGAGAGCCTTCTTGCATTCCATCATGCCGGCGCCGGTGCGCTCGCGCAGTTCCTTGACCAGGGAAGCAGTGATTTCCACGGGATTACCTCACGAAAGAAAGGGGTTGGGCCGGCATGGTGGCCGGCCCGTGTGACACGGTCCTGTCACGCGCCAAGGGCTGCGCGCAGGGAGGGTGGACGCCGGGCGTCCACCCCGGGGCCTGGATCAGGCCTGGGCGTCGTCGCCCTTCTTGGCAGCCTTCTTGGCCGGAGCGCGGCGGGCCGGCTTCTCTTCGCCTTCAGCAGCGGCTTCAGCGAACTCTTCCTCACGCACCGAAGCAGCGTGCGGAGCAGCAGCCTTGCCTTCCAGCACGGCGTCGGCAGCGGCGCGGGCGTACAGCTGCACAGCGCGGATGGCGTCGTCGTTGCCCGGGATGGCGTAGTCCACCAGTTCCGGGTTGTAGTTGGTGTCGACCACGGCGATGACCGGGATGCCCAGCTTCTTGGCTTCCTTGATCGCGATGTCTTCGTGGCCGATGTCGATCACGAAGATGGCGTCCGGCAGACGGTTCATGTCCTTGATGCCGCCCAGCGAGGCTTCCAGCTTGTCGCGCTCGCGACGCAGGCCCAGCACTTCGTGCTTGACCAGCTTCTCGAAGGTGCCGTCGGTTTCACCGGCTTCCAGTTCCTTCAGGCGGGCAACCGACTGCTTGACGGTACGGAAGTTGGTCAGGGTGCCGCCCAGCCAACGCTGGTTCATGAACGGCATGCCGCAACGCTCGGCTTCTTCCTTGATGGTTTCGCGGGCGCTGCGCTTGGTGCCCAGGAACAGGACGGTGCCGCGCTTCTGGGCAACCGACGAGATGAAGTTCATCGCGTCGTTGAACAGCGGGACGGTCTTTTCCAGGTTGATGATGTGGATCTTGCCGCGGGCGCCGAAGATGTACGGAGCCATCTTCGGGTTCCAGTAGCGGGTCTGGTGGCCGAAGTGGACGCCGGCTTCCAGCATCTGACGCATGGTGACCTGGGGCATTGCAATACTCCTGATATGGAACCAGCGATTCCGCCCGCGGGGATAGGTATGCGGGACGCGTGGAAGCGCGATCGGTTCCGGGGTTGGGCTTCCCTGTTGCCTCCGTGGCCGAACTCCTTGCGGAGCACCCCGGCACGGATGGGGGCAGCAGGTGTGGATTCACCGGTGACGTCCGGTGTGGACGGGTTCCCGCGCACGCTGGCGGCAGGAATCCGGTCAATTATAGCCCGCTGGGGGTGCTTGCTGCAATTACAGGGTCAGGTGCGGCCAGATCGACCTCGCGGCCGTCCTGCAGGCGTGCCTGGAAGCGGCCACCTGCGTAGCCATCGGCGCGGGCAGGCAGGGGCCAGCGGCGTTCATGGCCCGCCAGGATGTAGCCGGCCAGGCCCGCCGTCAGCAGCGTTGACTGACCGTCCGCCGCGATGAAGCGCAGATCGTGCAGGCGACCATGCAAGATACCGGTATTGCTGAGTCGCAGTGTGGGCTGCGACGCTTGGGTCTCGACGCGGCCCTGCAGGCGGGCATGCAGCGGTGTTGCCGCTGGGCCGCGGAACAGCGCCAGGGAATAGCGCGGCAACCCCGCCAGTGCCGGCGCGAGTACGATCCGATAGGCCTGTTCGCCGACCGCCGCCGCCGGTTCGGCTGGCAGCAGCCAGAGGCGCTGGGTACTACCGGGGGCGAGGTCCAGGCGCGCAGGGCTGACCCGGATCTGGTCGCTCGGCTTCAGCAGTTCGGCGTCCAGATGCTGATCCCAGGCCAGCACCTGCACCTGGCCCTGCCAGCGGCCGGGCCCGGGGTTGTGCAGCCACAGTTCGGCGCGGCCGCCCTGGGCCGGCAGCTGCAGGGTGGTCGGCAACAGCTCCAGCGCCGTGGCGGGCAGTGCCAGCAGCAGTGCCAACAGGGTCAGCAGCGCGCGCATCAGTAGATGAGGGTCACGGAGGGACTTGCGTTCTCG
This portion of the Stenotrophomonas sp. WZN-1 genome encodes:
- the rpsB gene encoding 30S ribosomal protein S2; the protein is MPQVTMRQMLEAGVHFGHQTRYWNPKMAPYIFGARGKIHIINLEKTVPLFNDAMNFISSVAQKRGTVLFLGTKRSARETIKEEAERCGMPFMNQRWLGGTLTNFRTVKQSVARLKELEAGETDGTFEKLVKHEVLGLRRERDKLEASLGGIKDMNRLPDAIFVIDIGHEDIAIKEAKKLGIPVIAVVDTNYNPELVDYAIPGNDDAIRAVQLYARAAADAVLEGKAAAPHAASVREEEFAEAAAEGEEKPARRAPAKKAAKKGDDAQA
- the frr gene encoding ribosome recycling factor, translating into MLNDIKNNAQTRMAKSIDALKHTLTSIRTGRATPALLDRVTVSAYGNASTPLNQVASISNADAHSLLVTPFDKSMIKEIEKGLYNAEFTPNTLGTAIRINMPPPTEERRKELAKQVQKEGEGAKIAIRNIRQDANKEIAKLVKDKAISEDEKKRGEDDIQKLTDANIKDVDKVVADKEKELLSV
- a CDS encoding GGDEF domain-containing protein; this translates as MPPELTAALALCRNLPSPPGIALRIIELAQDPEADIATAADIIAIDMALSARMLRIANSPLYASRRRIENLGQALTMLGLNATISLALGFTVTQGLTGGTGADHDLRQRAWKRSILSALAASQLGQARGLRRLEELMLAGLLQDLGVLCLAQAESERYLPLLREARDNIDLVAREREELGCSHAEVGAWVAEQWGLPRYLVESISHSEDEDTAESPFQACVQLSGAVADIWLDTDADAARERALQQVHDRLELDSARFDLVLARISEALPDIASLFDAGLNSPSRVRELIDHAQELATLRNLRELQDADQARRRADEFEARAKRLADQAHRDALTGVLNRRQLEAVLEQEFLRAGRQGWPLSVAFIDLDDFKKINDAHGHLTGDEVLRAFAGKLQGQLRSSDTVARFGGEEFVALLPNTSESVALDVIRRVLANIVATPMAELEGGPLFVTFSAGVATQGGYERFADVQDLLRAADDVLYRSKNLGRNRVIARSPGALGHDELSATAGAELG
- the tsf gene encoding translation elongation factor Ts gives rise to the protein MEITASLVKELRERTGAGMMECKKALTEAGGDIDAAAEAMRKSGAAKADKKADRVAAEGRVGLAQDGGKAVLVEINSETDFVANDVNFKTFVDAVAAAALASGATDVEAVKAAKLADGRTVEEARATAVQTLGENIQIRRMVNVDTTGNIGAYVHTNGKVGVLVDLIGGDVELARGLAMHVAALKPPHNKAGDVPAEFVEKEKEIELAKMSEKDKSKPADILEKIIAGKINKIVSDVTLYGQTYVLGDTSVEQVVKAAGADVAGFKLLVVGEGIEKVVEDYAAEVAKAMQV
- the pyrH gene encoding UMP kinase, coding for MSKLAYRRILLKLSGEALMGDEDYGIDPKVINRLAREVIEAQQAGAEVALVIGGGNIFRGAGLAAGGMDRVTGDQMGMLATVINALAMQDALEKLGAKARVMSAIKINDVCEDYIRRRAIRHLEKGRLVIFAAGVGSPFFTTDSGAALRAIEIGADLLLKATKVDGVYDKDPNKHSDAVRFDSLSYDEVIRRGLEVMDTAAFALARDSDLPMRVFDMGQPGELLKILNGANIGTLVQGRDPA
- the uppS gene encoding polyprenyl diphosphate synthase; its protein translation is MPSAPPPLPAALPRHIAIIMDGNGRWAQQRRRPRVIGHRAGARAVNRTIERCLELGIPALTLFAFSSENWGRPQEEVDALMKLFLGALDREVDELHRRGVRVRFIGERERFGAGLVSRMQLAEQRTADNTTLTLSIAASYGGRQDIARAARALAVEVAAGRLLPEQIDESLLGSQVALADLPPPDLFIRTGGDTRISNFLLWQLAYTELWFTEALWPDFDAGQLQQALDAYAGRERRFGLTSAQIAALATETSSP
- a CDS encoding pilus assembly protein, coding for MRALLTLLALLLALPATALELLPTTLQLPAQGGRAELWLHNPGPGRWQGQVQVLAWDQHLDAELLKPSDQIRVSPARLDLAPGSTQRLWLLPAEPAAAVGEQAYRIVLAPALAGLPRYSLALFRGPAATPLHARLQGRVETQASQPTLRLSNTGILHGRLHDLRFIAADGQSTLLTAGLAGYILAGHERRWPLPARADGYAGGRFQARLQDGREVDLAAPDPVIAASTPSGL